One segment of Alnus glutinosa chromosome 2, dhAlnGlut1.1, whole genome shotgun sequence DNA contains the following:
- the LOC133861279 gene encoding thymidine kinase a isoform X1 produces the protein MSFLHTHLPQPTNRSFNPSKFPRFPFLKNPNFVSLTTSSMASFKSSISMSRSSDGPGRASGEVHVIVGPMFAGKTTALLRRIKSEGNNGRNVAMIKSSKDSRYAKDSIVTHDGVKVPCWALPDLLSFRQKYGDDAYKKVDVIGIDEAQFFEDLYDFCSKAADHDGKIVIVAGLDGDYLRRSFGSVLDVISLADSVTKLTARCELCGKKAFFTLRKTKETQTELIGGADVYMPVCRQHYVNGQVVMEAARSVLESCKVNSDCYLEATSVV, from the exons ATGAGCTTCCTCCATACCCATCTCCCCCAACCCACTAACCGTTCTTTCAATCCCTCCAAATTCCCGCGATTCCCAtttctcaaaaaccctaatttcgtCTCTCTGACCACTTCTTCCATGGCCTCCTTCAAATCCTCAATTTCCATGAGCCGCAGCAGTGATGGTCCCGGTCGGGCCTCCGGCGAGGTACACGTTATCGTGGGGCCCATGTTCGCCGGCAAAACCACTGCTCTTCTCCGCCGGATCAAGTCTGAGGGCAACAATGGAAG GAATGTGGCAATGATTAAATCAAGCAAGGATTCGAGATATGCGAAAGATTCGATTGTGACGCATGATGGGGTGAAAGTCCCGTGCTGGGCGTTGCCAGATCTGTTGTCGTTTAGACAGAAATACGGGGATGATGCTTATAAAAAG GTGGATGTAATTGGAATTGATGAAGCCCAATTTTTTGAGGATCTCTATGATTTTTGCAGCAAGGCTGCTGATCATGATGGAAAAATTGTAATTGTTGCTGGCCTAGATGGTGATTACTTGAG AAGGAGCTTTGGCTCAGTACTTGATGTAATATCTCTTGCTGATTCTGTAACCAAGTTGACAGCTCGTTGTGAGCTCTGTGGCAAAAAGGCTTTCTTCACTTTGAGGAAGACAAAAGAGACACAGACAGAACTGATTGGTGGGGCTGATGTCTACATGCCTGTCTGCCGCCAGCACTATGTTAATGGACAAGTTGTCATGGAAGCTGCAAGGAGTGTTCTGGAATCTTGTAAAGTTAATAGTGATTGCTATCTTGAGGCAACTTCAGTTGTTTAG
- the LOC133861279 gene encoding thymidine kinase a isoform X2 — MSFLHTHLPQPTNRSFNPSKFPRFPFLKNPNFVSLTTSSMASFKSSISMSRSSDGPGRASGEVHVIVGPMFAGKTTALLRRIKSEGNNGRNVAMIKSSKDSRYAKDSIVTHDGVKVPCWALPDLLSFRQKYGDDAYKKVDVIGIDEAQFFEDLYDFCSKAADHDGKIVIVAGLDGDYLRSFGSVLDVISLADSVTKLTARCELCGKKAFFTLRKTKETQTELIGGADVYMPVCRQHYVNGQVVMEAARSVLESCKVNSDCYLEATSVV, encoded by the exons ATGAGCTTCCTCCATACCCATCTCCCCCAACCCACTAACCGTTCTTTCAATCCCTCCAAATTCCCGCGATTCCCAtttctcaaaaaccctaatttcgtCTCTCTGACCACTTCTTCCATGGCCTCCTTCAAATCCTCAATTTCCATGAGCCGCAGCAGTGATGGTCCCGGTCGGGCCTCCGGCGAGGTACACGTTATCGTGGGGCCCATGTTCGCCGGCAAAACCACTGCTCTTCTCCGCCGGATCAAGTCTGAGGGCAACAATGGAAG GAATGTGGCAATGATTAAATCAAGCAAGGATTCGAGATATGCGAAAGATTCGATTGTGACGCATGATGGGGTGAAAGTCCCGTGCTGGGCGTTGCCAGATCTGTTGTCGTTTAGACAGAAATACGGGGATGATGCTTATAAAAAG GTGGATGTAATTGGAATTGATGAAGCCCAATTTTTTGAGGATCTCTATGATTTTTGCAGCAAGGCTGCTGATCATGATGGAAAAATTGTAATTGTTGCTGGCCTAGATGGTGATTACTTGAG GAGCTTTGGCTCAGTACTTGATGTAATATCTCTTGCTGATTCTGTAACCAAGTTGACAGCTCGTTGTGAGCTCTGTGGCAAAAAGGCTTTCTTCACTTTGAGGAAGACAAAAGAGACACAGACAGAACTGATTGGTGGGGCTGATGTCTACATGCCTGTCTGCCGCCAGCACTATGTTAATGGACAAGTTGTCATGGAAGCTGCAAGGAGTGTTCTGGAATCTTGTAAAGTTAATAGTGATTGCTATCTTGAGGCAACTTCAGTTGTTTAG
- the LOC133860692 gene encoding heterogeneous nuclear ribonucleoprotein 1, producing the protein MQSDSGKLFIGGISWDTNEERLKEYFSSYGEVVEAVIMKDRTTGRARGFGFVVFADPAVADRVVKEKHNIDGRMVEAKKAVPRDDQNILNRNSGSIHGSPGPGRTRKIFVGGLASTVTESDFKMYFDQFGTITDVVVMYDHNTQRPRGFGFITYDSEEAVDKVLVKSFHELNGKMVEVKRAVPKELSPGSSRSSPLGGYNYGLSRVNSFLNGYTQGYTPSTVGGYGLRMDGRLSPISGGRSGYPPFGSGYGMSMNFEPGLNPGFGGSANFNSNLSYGRGVNPYYVGNSNRFGSPIGYDGRSGGNSSFFSSVTRNLWGTGGLNYGTNSASSSAYQGSGSGSIVGSTFGNTGVNWDSSGISAQGGNNVSNSSGNLGYGGGDNSYSLGMGGYGRNSGTNAAPTSSFAASNGGFDGAFADFHSGGSVYGDTTWRSSNAEQDGSGPFGYGLGSAASDISAKTPPGYVGGYSVNKRQSNRGISA; encoded by the exons ATGCAATCTGATAGTGGCAAGTTATTTATTGGTGGAATATCTTGGGACACAAATGAAGAGCGTCTCAAGGAATATTTTAGTTCATATGGGGAGGTTGTAGAAGCCGTTATTATGAAGGATCGGACCACAGGCCGTGCTCGAGGTTTTGGCTTTGTTGTTTTTGCTGACCCGGCTGTTGCAGACAGAGTCGTAAAGGAGAAGCACAACATTGATGGAAGGATG GTTGAGGCTAAAAAGGCTGTTCCTCGGGATgatcaaaatattttgaatagAAACAGTGGTAGCATCCATGGCTCTCCTGGTCCTGGTCGCACAAGAAAGATATTTGTCGGAGGTTTGGCTTCCACGGTCACAGAGAGTGACTTCAAAATGTATTTTGATCAGTTTGGGACAATAACTGATGTTGTGGTGATGTATGATCACAACACCCAGAGGCCTAGAGGCTTTGGATTCATTACTTATGATTCAGAGGAAGCAGTAGACAAGGTTTTGGTTAAGAGTTTCCATGAACTAAATGGTAAAATGGTTGAGGTCAAGCGTGCTGTTCCCAAAGAGTTATCCCCAGGTTCCAGTCGCAGCAGCCCTCTTGGTGGATACAACTATGGCCTGAGTAGGGTCAATAGCTTCCTTAATGGCTACACTCAAGGATATACTCCAAGTACAGTTGGAGGCTATGGACTCAGGATGGATGGTAGATTAAGTCCAATATCTGGTGGTCGAAGTGGGTATCCTCCATTTGGTTCTGGTTATGGAATGAGTATGAATTTTGAGCCTGGGTTGAACCCAGGTTTTGGGGGGAGTGCAAATTTTAATAGTAATCTCAGCTACGGGCGGGGAGTGAACCCTTATTATGTTGGTAATTCTAATAGGTTTGGTAGTCCAATTGGGTATGACGGTCGTAGTGGAGGAAATTCTTCCTTTTTCAGCTCAGTTACTCGAAATCTGTGGGGAACTGGGGGGCTTAATTATGGGACAAACTCCGCAAGTTCCAGTGCATACCAGGGATCTGGAAGTGGGAGCATTGTAGGAAGTACATTTGGTAATACTGGAGTTAATTGGGATTCTTCAGGAATTTCTGCTCAAGGTGGAAACAATGTTTCTAACAGTAGTGGAAATCTTGGTTATGGAGGTGGTGATAACAGCTATAGTTTGGGAATGGGAGGGTATGGAAGAAACAGTGGTACCAATGCAGCCCCAACGTCATCTTTTGCTGCATCAAATGGTGGTTTTGATGGGGCCTTTGCTGACTTTCATAGTGGCGGCTCAGTCTACGGGGACACCACTTGGCGATCATCAAATGCTGAGCAAGATGGGTCTGGTCCCTTTGGTTATGGGCTTGGCAGTGCAGCTTCTGATATTTCTGCTAAAACTCCTCCTGGTTATGTTGGTGgttatagtgttaataagaGACAGTCAAACAGAG